In a genomic window of Marinitoga sp. 38H-ov:
- a CDS encoding GlmL-related ornithine degradation protein has product MKVDLITAEIGSTTTIVTVFDKIDTKKPIILAQGEHYTTINEGDITIGIEKALKVIEEKLNEKISWEKFLATSSAAGGLKMTVHGLVYDMTVKASREAALGAGGVIKYVTAGKMRNSHIKKILEIKPNVIFLAGGVDYGEEETVLHNAELLSDIPLNVPIIYAGNVAVVDEIKEILSNKKLYITENVYPKVDQLNVEPARKVIQEVFAEHIIHAPGMEKIEEYVDENIIPTPAAVMRTTQLLSELYEDVLTVDIGGATTDVDSVTEGDPEVQSIMISPEPVAKRTVEGDMGVFVNAHTVIELIGEKVLRGKFQNFDELVKEISPYPKSDENEKFMASLAEYCFVEGIRRHAGKKKHIFTPLGRKSIAQGKDLTAIKYIFGTGGVLTRSKFNRKILTSINGVHKKYPNELLPKNIKKIGFDKNYIFAPIGVISTVDKEIAMNILKEDLEFFEI; this is encoded by the coding sequence ATGAAAGTTGATTTAATAACAGCAGAAATTGGAAGTACTACAACTATTGTAACTGTTTTTGATAAAATAGATACAAAAAAACCTATTATTTTGGCTCAAGGGGAACATTATACAACAATTAATGAGGGAGATATTACCATAGGCATTGAAAAAGCTTTAAAAGTTATTGAAGAAAAATTAAATGAAAAAATTAGTTGGGAAAAATTTTTAGCTACTTCATCAGCAGCAGGCGGATTAAAAATGACAGTTCATGGTTTGGTGTATGATATGACAGTTAAAGCGTCAAGAGAAGCTGCTCTAGGTGCGGGTGGAGTTATTAAATATGTTACTGCAGGAAAGATGAGAAATTCACATATAAAAAAAATACTCGAAATAAAACCTAATGTTATTTTCTTAGCAGGTGGAGTTGATTATGGAGAAGAAGAAACTGTTTTACATAATGCTGAATTATTGAGTGATATACCTTTGAATGTTCCTATAATATATGCTGGTAACGTTGCTGTAGTTGATGAAATAAAAGAAATATTATCAAATAAAAAATTATATATAACAGAGAATGTTTACCCAAAAGTTGATCAGTTAAATGTTGAACCAGCAAGAAAAGTAATCCAAGAAGTTTTTGCAGAACATATAATACATGCTCCTGGAATGGAAAAAATAGAAGAATATGTAGATGAAAATATAATTCCAACACCTGCAGCGGTGATGAGAACAACACAATTATTAAGTGAGTTATATGAAGATGTATTAACAGTAGATATAGGAGGAGCTACTACAGACGTTGATTCAGTTACAGAGGGAGATCCAGAGGTTCAAAGTATAATGATAAGTCCTGAACCAGTTGCTAAAAGGACAGTAGAAGGAGATATGGGAGTATTTGTAAATGCTCATACAGTAATAGAATTAATAGGTGAAAAAGTATTAAGAGGGAAATTTCAAAATTTTGATGAATTAGTAAAAGAAATATCTCCATATCCAAAATCCGATGAAAATGAAAAATTTATGGCATCTTTAGCAGAATATTGTTTTGTTGAAGGAATTAGAAGACATGCTGGAAAGAAAAAACACATTTTTACTCCTTTAGGAAGAAAATCTATTGCACAAGGAAAGGATTTAACTGCAATAAAATATATTTTTGGAACTGGAGGAGTATTAACAAGATCTAAGTTTAATAGGAAAATATTAACTTCTATTAATGGGGTCCATAAAAAATATCCAAATGAATTATTGCCAAAAAATATCAAAAAAATAGGTTTTGATAAAAACTATATTTTTGCGCCTATTGGAGTTATTTCAACTGTAGATAAAGAAATAGCTATGAATATTTTAAAGGAAGATTTAGAATTTTTTGAAATATGA
- the aspC gene encoding aspartate aminotransferase, protein MISKIVKSIQPSITLELNAKAIEMEKQGFDVIKLTAGEPDFITPKEIIENAYKAMLEGKTKYTNSAGILELREKIAEFTNISRKTNYNAENIVVSNGGKQALYNVLLAILNPGDEVIVLDPSWISYEAQIKLARGIPIHVPLKFKNNFIPKASDIEPYISEKTKAIIINSPNNPTGAVYPKETFLEISELIKDKNIYLISDEVYEKLVFEGEFFSPAEIENLREKTIIINAFSKTWSMTGWRVGYSVAPLNITKEIKKIQSHITSNINTPAQYGALSAFDVNIDYYINKFNERRKYVLDRIKETDLEYVYPYGAFYLFINISKYDNDDMNFANQLLNTKRLAVIPGSGFGAKGFIRISYANSIEILENGLNRLFEYIKEL, encoded by the coding sequence ATGATATCAAAAATAGTAAAAAGCATACAACCATCAATAACGTTAGAATTAAATGCAAAAGCGATTGAAATGGAAAAACAAGGATTTGATGTTATTAAATTAACAGCCGGAGAACCGGATTTTATTACCCCTAAAGAAATAATAGAAAATGCTTATAAGGCTATGCTAGAAGGAAAGACTAAATATACAAATTCCGCTGGGATATTAGAGTTAAGAGAAAAAATTGCTGAATTTACTAATATTTCTAGAAAAACAAATTATAATGCTGAAAATATAGTTGTATCAAATGGAGGAAAACAAGCTTTATACAATGTATTGTTAGCTATATTAAATCCTGGTGATGAAGTAATAGTTCTTGATCCATCTTGGATTAGTTATGAAGCTCAAATTAAACTTGCAAGAGGTATTCCAATACATGTTCCATTAAAATTCAAAAATAATTTTATTCCAAAAGCAAGTGACATTGAACCATATATAAGTGAGAAAACTAAAGCGATTATAATTAACTCACCTAATAACCCTACAGGTGCAGTTTACCCTAAAGAAACATTTTTGGAAATTAGCGAATTGATAAAAGATAAAAATATTTATTTAATAAGTGATGAGGTATATGAAAAATTAGTATTTGAAGGAGAGTTTTTTTCTCCAGCTGAAATAGAGAATTTAAGAGAAAAAACAATAATAATAAATGCTTTTTCAAAAACATGGTCAATGACAGGTTGGAGGGTAGGATATTCTGTAGCTCCATTAAATATAACTAAAGAAATTAAAAAGATTCAAAGTCATATTACATCAAATATAAATACACCTGCACAATATGGTGCATTGTCCGCTTTTGATGTAAATATAGATTATTACATAAATAAATTTAATGAAAGAAGGAAATATGTTTTAGATAGAATAAAAGAAACAGATTTAGAGTATGTATATCCATATGGTGCATTTTATTTGTTTATCAATATATCAAAATATGATAATGATGATATGAATTTTGCAAATCAATTATTAAATACTAAAAGATTGGCAGTAATTCCTGGTAGCGGTTTTGGCGCAAAAGGATTTATTAGAATTTCTTATGCAAATTCAATAGAAATTTTAGAAAATGGTTTAAATAGATTATTTGAATATATAAAAGAATTATAA